A DNA window from Phoenix dactylifera cultivar Barhee BC4 chromosome 13, palm_55x_up_171113_PBpolish2nd_filt_p, whole genome shotgun sequence contains the following coding sequences:
- the LOC120112866 gene encoding protein HUA2-LIKE 2-like has translation MAPARRKGSARAAAAAAAAQQQWKVGDLVLAKMKGFPAWPAVISEPEKWGFSSVRKKLLVYFYGTKQIAFCNYADIEAFTEEKKKALLVKRQGKGADFVRAVDEIIDVYETLKKQICDEFISRDENIAPNDGNLETNRSNSFKKSPEHSSHIADDQKSAAICAIASHDVFSSEEISATSKEGNPHNLNPAIDEPAERVSILDQHELSALVTITTSRKKRSIDAPPQSFISQKRLTSLRRSRNCTGDPPEVKESDMLRNDSDSAGDNVTTDGVQEESMINKSAENMPYTSDFHDPAVPVTASLPRNGSREDTISEIAATKYEANNLNEEAVLDPSKIEVTANGCLENEVRQNGQLDLPMKTVIFRKKRKPNRKRASNSTECARLDKYTQVQVDPSRSCTVSPNSRSAISEIDRKADGDKHLPLVKRARVRMGKPLVEEKQFDDLLGTNDKSEVTVMINNCDKCSTSTSPGNNWLPNGTSLGVKEDSNSSPINDCSLPSGRDLMLWKSKKYQLKGFTLDVEAALPPSKRLHRALEAMSAHAAEATVDCPEAPRAMEMMPNGCMVSPKTSSLHLSPYGNIESAARLHDTHSSECIAFNMSASGLCSQNLDAPTMASSEVKTDDINSEDLRNPQDKHCNEILVDVKSCDRSSMSKIVDADIHDKIMQPCSFRLTEKKFNLTNCEDMPDQLSSSLGKVNGNEILQPEEKCPHSPMGNISGDQTAEPTTQMPTSVLNTKGRSASFSPFGAFMIISTTNGSSTKSGTSRPTKSSSIQSDEDAQTHDMEDVAREVRCRVTSRDQCISPDLTPMKDLIAAALAKRLSSRSTSLSDNSVDYKVEAVISPFLGYKEDSFGKGSPSNPMINHTSAIDDRLQHLRNSSRSPPGGLRQKSLSKFTDYVEANAARKSFEALLCKLTRTKESIGRATRLAIECAKYGIAGEVVDILLHTLERESSLYRRVDLFFLVDSITQCSRSQKGGAGDVYPSIVQSVLPRLLSAVAPPGNAARENRRQCLKVLRLWLERKTLPESTIRHHIRELDSINEASFACASSRRPSRTERALNDPVREMEGMLVDEYGSNTSFQLPCLFRTTLLEDEEASADDEKSFEAVTPERLAVVDHEKGITEKHRRILEDVDGELEMEDVAPLCEVEVRSSSHVSGDDTICSTHNQPDQHHSLPFAPPLPEDRPPSPPPLPSSPPPLPPPCSSALSVVSQHQPGSHAIADTADLHLSSTTHNMQNQQSESCQRPSTLSANLMPSELVPCYMPRYGGPPKQLPPPVLSHSSSSSYGSFPASHPANNSGNNFQSMVTAPTCNKTYHLKPPPPTVSNQFSYVHAEPQQRAQPWGNCSAFTERFHFVHDIHRRNFYGDRGARGPVQQEIVERGRFSPAFHSGPSVSEKVEASPVSLSHYGPPSDPPPIPCPGWPPHPRVSSYSVSASRPPIESRVSRAAGAPGYWRPR, from the exons atggcgCCCGCTCGGAGGAAGGGATCCGCAAGAGCagcagccgccgccgccgccgcccagcAGCAGTGGAAGGTCGGCGATCTTGTCCTCGCCAAGATGAAGGGCTTCCCGGCATGGCCGGCCGTG ATTAGTGAGCCGGAGAAGTGGGGATTCTCATCTGTTCGGAAGAAGCTGCTTGTCTACTTCTATGGAACTAAGCAGAT AGCCTTCTGCAACTATGCTGATATTGAAGCTTTCacggaggagaaaaagaaagctctTTTAGTTAAGCGCCAGGGTAAAGGAGCTGATTTTGTCCGTGCAGTTGATGAAATAATTGATGTCTATGAAACTTTAAAGAAGCAGATCTGTGATGAGTTTATTTCGAGGGATGAGAACATTGCACCAAATGATGGAAATTTGGAAACTAATAGAAGTAATTCTTTTAAAAAGAGCCCAGAACATAGTTCTCATATTGCAGATGACCAGAAGTCAGCTGCCATATGTGCGATAGCAAGCCATGATGTATTCAGTTCTGAAGAAATTTCTGCAACCTCAAAGGAAGGCAATCCTCACAATTTAAATCCTGCAATTGATGAGCCAGCTGAGAGGgtctcgatccttgatcaacatGAGCTGAGTGCTTTGGTTACTATTACAACTTCAAGGAAAAAGAGATCGATAGATGCTCCACCCCAGAGTTTTATTTCTCAGAAAAGATTAACATCCCTTCGAAGGTCTAGAAATTGTACTGGTGATCCCCCAGAAGTTAAAGAGTCAGATATGCTACGTAATGATTCTGACTCAGCTGGTGATAATGTGACTACTGATGGAGTGCAGGAAGAGTCTATGATAAATAAGAGTGCTGAAAACATGCCATATACCTCAGATTTCCATGATCCGGCTGTGCCGGTTACTGCCAGTTTGCCTAGAAATGGTAGCAGAGAGGATACTATATCTGAAATAGCTGCAACAAAATATGAAGCCAATAATCTGAATGAAGAGGCTGTACTTGATCCTAGTAAAATTGAAGTCACTGCAAATGGGTGCCTGGAGAATGAAGTTAGGCAGAATGGCCAACTTGACCTCCCCATGAAGACGGTGATCtttaggaaaaaaaggaaaccaAACAGGAAGCGGGCATCTAATAGTACAGAATGTGCTAGATTGGACAAGTATACACAAGTGCAGGTTGATCCAAGTCGAAGCTGTACAGTCTCTCCAAATTCTCGTAGCGCAATAAGTGAAATAGATCGTAAAGCAGATGGAGACAAACACCTTCCTTTGGTGAAAAGAGCAAGGGTTCGAATGGGTAAACCACTTGTAGAGGAGAAACAGTTTGATGATCTTCTTGGCACTAATGACAAATCAGAAGTGACAGTGATGATAAATAATTGTGATAAATGTTCTACATCCACCAGTCCTGGAAATAATTGGCTTCCCAATGGGACATCTCTAGGGGTCAAGGAAGACTCAAATTCATCCCCAATAAATGATTGTTCTCTTCCTTCAGGAAGAGATCTTATGCTATGGAAGTCTAAAAAGTATCAATTGAAGGGTTTTACATTAGATGTTGAAGCAGCTTTGCCTCCATCAAAACGTCTACATCGTGCTTTGGAAGCTATGTCCGCCCATGCTGCTGAAGCTACGGTTGATTGTCCTGAAGCCCCAAGGGCAATGGAAATGATGCCCAATGGCTGCATGGTATCTCCCAAGACAAGTTCTCTCCATCTTTCTCCTTATGGGAACATTGAGAGCGCGGCAAGATTGCATGATACCCACTCTTCTGAATGTATTGCATTTAACATGAGTGCATCTGGATTGTGCTCACAAAATTTGGATGCACCTACAATGGCTTCTTCAGAAGTGAAAACTGATGACATCAATTCTGAAGATTTAAGGAATCCTCAGGATAAACATTGCAATGAAATCCTTGTGGATGTTAAAAGCTGTGATAGGTCATCTATGTCTAAAATAGTTGACGCTGATATACATGACAAGATTATGCAACCTTGTTCTTTCAGGTTAACTGAGAAGAAGTTTAATCTGACTAACTGTGAAGATATGCCTGATCAATTATCGTCatctttaggaaaagtaaatggGAATGAGATTCTGCAACCAGAAGAGAAATGCCCGCATTCTCCTATGGGCAATATAAGTGGAGACCAAACAGCAGAACCAACCACACAGATGCCAACCTCTGTTTTGAATACTAAAGGGAGAAGTGCTTCCTTCTCTCCTTTTGGAGCTTTCATGATTATATCTACTACAAATGGCAGTTCTACAAAAAGTGGGACATCTAGGCCTACAAAGTCTTCTAGCATTCAATCCGATGAAGACGCTCAAACCCATGACAT GGAGGATGTTGCAAGGGAAGTCAGATGCAGAGTAACTTCAAGGGATCAGTGTATTTCTCCTGATTTGACACCCATGAAAGATTTGATTGCTGCTGCCCTGGCTAAGCGACTTTCGTCTCGGTCTACTTCATTGTCTGATAACTCTGTAGATTATAAGGTTGAGGCTGTGATAAGTCCATTTTTAGGCTATAAGGAAGATTCTTTTGGAAAAGGTTCACCTTCAAATCCCATGATCAATCATACATCTGCTATAGATGATAGGCTTCAGCATCTAAGAAATAGTAGCAGAAGTCCTCCTGGTGGTCTGCGACAGAAAAGCTTAAGCAAATTCACTGACTATGTAGAAGCAAATGCTGCAAGGAAATCTTTTGAAGCTTTGCTTTGTAAATTAACAAGAACAAAAGAGAGTATAGGTCGGGCAACACGCCTTGCTATCGAGTGTGCTAAATATGGGATTGCTGGGGAG GTAGTTGATATTCTTCTTCATACCCTGGAAAGAGAGTCTAGCTTGTACAGAAGGGTTGATCTATTCTTCCTTGTAGATTCAATTACTCAATGTTCGCGAAGTCAAAAAG GTGGAGCTGGAGATGTTTACCCCTCTATTGTCCAATCAGTGCTTCCACGTTTGTTATCTGCTGTGGCACCTCCTGGAAATGCAGCACGGGAAAACCGCAGGCAATGCCTCAAG GTTTTGAGATTATGGCTGGAGCGGAAAACCCTTCCAGAATCAACTATACGCCATCACATTCGAGAACTTGATTCTATAAATGAAGCATCGTTTGCCTGTGCTTCTTCTCGACGTCCATCAAGAACTGAGAGGGCTCTTAATGATCCTGTCAGGGAGATGGAAGGAATGCTTGTTGACGAGTATGGAAG CAATACCAGTTTCCAACTTCCATGCTTATTTCGTACTACTTTGCTTGAAGATGAGGAAGCAAGTGCTGATGATGAAAAAAGTTTCGAGGCTGTTACTCCAGAACGACTTGCTGTAGTTGATCATGAGAAGGGAATCACTGAGAAGCACCGGCGTATCCTAGAAGATGTTGATGGTGAGCTAGAgatggaggatgtagctcctcttTGCGAAGTTGAAGTGAGATCCTCCTCTCATGTTTCAGGAGATGATACCATATGCAGTACTCATAATCAACCTGATCAGCATCATTCATTGCCCTTTGCTCCTCCACTCCCTGAGGACAGGCCACCATCTCCACCCCCTTTGCCATCATCTCCTCCGCCTTTGCCTCCCCCTTGCTCTAGCGCTCTCTCTGTTGTTTCACAACATCAACCCGGTTCACATGCTATTGCTGATACTGCTGACTTGCATCTTTCTAGCACTACCCAT AATATGCAAAATCAACAATCAGAGTCTTGTCAGCGTCCAAGTACTCTGAGTGCGAACTTGATGCCCTCAGAGTTGGTTCCGTGTTATATGCCTAGATATGGAGGTCCTCCAAAACAGTTGCCACCACCTGTCCTATCTCATAGTTCTTCTAGTTCTTATGGCAGCTTTCCTGCTTCTCATCCAGCTAACAATTCTGGGAATAACTTTCAGTCTATGGTCACTGCCCCTACGTGCAATAAGACCTATCACTTAAAGCCACCCCCTCCAACAGTTTCAAATCAGTTCTCCTATGTCCATGCTGAACCGCAACAAAGAGCTCAACCTTGGGGCAATTGTTCTGCATTCACTGAGAGGTTCCACTTTGTACATGATATCCATAGGAGAAACTTCTATGGTGATAGAGGTGCAAGGGGACCAGTTCAACAAGAGATTGTTGAGAGGGGCAGGTTTTCTCCAGCTTTTCATTCGG GTCCCTCAGTTTCTGAAAAGGTGGAGGCATCTCCTGTTTCTCTGTCCCACTATGGTCCACCATCAGATCCCCCACCAATTCCATGCCCTGGGTGGCCTCCTCATCCCAGGGTGTCCAGTTACTCTGTATCTGCTTCAAGACCACCAATAGAGAGCCGAGTTTCTCGAGCGGCTGGAG CACCTGGTTACTGGAGACCAAGATAA